The Trichocoleus desertorum ATA4-8-CV12 DNA segment TTCGCGAGGGAGAAAGACCTTGATTCTCACTTCATCGGGGCGATCGCTGTAGTCGCTAACTTTAGTCAGGTCGTAGAAGCTGACCAACTCTTGCCCAGGACCAGAATCATACCCACCTTGACAGCGCAGGTAGTTAAACCCATAGGCATAAAGAGCAGTCGCGATCGGAATCAGAAAATCGCGATCGACCTTAAGCATTTCCACACCAGAGTGGTCAGGCCCTAAAGACTCATGCTCAAATCCGTTCTCACTCAGCCATTTCGAGATTCTACCCGCCTCGACAATGGGAGCTGCTGCCTGAGATTGTTCTGCTCCATTTTCAGGAGATTTAGATTCTTCAGCCACGACGCAATTCCTCCTTCTCTGCGGCCTTCAAAGCGGGTGGCACTGGCAGACCCATCGCTTCTGTAAGCTCCTTGGGTGGCGCTTGACGAGTTGGAACCTGCAAATAAGCTCCTGTGGTAATGTCAGGCACCTGCTTCATCTTGTGAGGAATGCTGTAATAGCGATGAGTTTGGCTTTGCTTGCCGCGCTCTTGCATTGAGTCATTGGCAATTTTTTTTCTAAGTTTGATGATCGCATCAATGATTGCTTCTGGCCGTGGCGGGCAACCGGGTAGATAAACATCTACAGGAATCAGCTTATCCACACCACGCACCGTTGTTGGCGAGTCTACGGTAAACATCCCACCTGTAATCGTGCAAGCACCCATCGCGATCACATACTTGGGGTCGGGCATTTGCTCATACAGACGAACTAAAGCAGGGGCCATCTTCATGTTGATCGTACCCGCAGTGATGATCAAATCAGCTTGGCGCGGGCTAGAACGCGGAATCAAGCCAAAGCGATCGAAGTCAAAACGGGAGCCAATCAGAGCTGCAAACTCGATAAAGCAGCAGGCAGTTCCATATAGCAAGGGCCACAAGCTAGAAAGGCGCGCCCAGTTATAGAGGTCATCCACAGTCGTTAAGATGACGTTTTCAGACAGCGCTTGCGTCACCTGAGGACGCTCAATGGGATTGATAATTTGCTCATTTGGCTGCAAAATTGCGCCATTTTGAGCCGCATCTTTAGGACTCATGACCATTCCAAGGCTCCTTTACGCCAAGCGTAAACTAGACCAATCACCAGAATTGCAATAAAAACCAGTGCTTCGATAAAAGCTAGCAACCCTAGTTGGTTAAATGCGACGGCCCAGGGGTACAAGAAAACCGTCTCTACGTCGAAGATGACAAAGACCAGTGCAAACATGTAGTAGCGAATGTTGAACTGAATCCAGGCACCCCCAATCGGTTCCATCCCTGACTCATAAGTGGTGCGGCGCTCAGGCCCTCGGAGCCGAGGACGCAATAGCTTAGACGCGCTCAGGGCCAGGACAGGTACCAGGCTGCAGATAATTAAAAAGCCTAAAAAGTACTCGTAACCACTAAGGACAAACACTGCTAATAACTACCGCTTTAGTGAAGGAACTTGCGTTGCTTTTCATTTACATTTTGACACGCTCATCTTAAACTGGCGTGCCCTATGAGTCACCCCTACTACAACTGTAGAAGTCATTCTTGTAGCCAAGGAAATTGGTGACAAGACTGTACCCACTTCTTGAGTATAAATTCCTGTGCATCAATCTACCCATTCCAACTGCCACATCTTTAATCTTTTGGATAATGTTCCAAAAACATGGCGATCGCTCCTTGTTCCTCCATGAGCGTCTGGAGAATAGGAGCGATCGCGTCGCTAAGAGCCGTCACGAAGGGTAATCAATCAGAGTCATTACCCAATCCGAGCGATGAGTGGCTGATTACCGTCCATTGCATAAAATGCTCAGGTCTGTTCTTATTCCTCTCGCATCAATTACACGACAACTGCGATCCACAGACTCACTAGCTTGGGAAAGACCTTCATACCCAATATATCCTTGAGGCAAAGAGCGCATGGCTACTACCGATTCTAATCCAGCAGCAAAGTCTAAAGAAGTGGGGGCCGCATACTCGATTGTTGGCCCCTCTACTGATGCCGCAACTCCCTCACAACCAGGTAATTCAGAAACTCTTGCCTGTGCGGCCTGCCAATCTTGCAATTGATGCCGAAACTGGATCAGGCGTTGCCGATCCTGAGAGGTGATGCGAGGGTTGCCGATGCGAGGCCCCATTGCCCTAATTGCTTGATTCCAGTTGTTTTGGCAAACCAAGTCTTTGAGTGAAGAGTCAAGCTGGGGTAAATTGAGTGCTTGGCTTTTAGCAGCAAGACCGAGACCCTCTACGCTCAACAGAGCGGGAGTTAACAGTGCAATTGAACTAAATTCTCTCAGCATAATCAATACCGCGAAGTTCCAACCCCTTTTTCAGATGATTCGTTGGCTATCCGGTATCTTTGCTGTAATCAACGGAGAGGGGGGGATTCGAACCCCCGTTGAGTTGCCCCAAAACAGATTTCGAGTCTGCCGCATTCAACCACTCTGCCACCTCTCCAGAGGTTTGAGTCTCTATTTATTTTAGAGCGATTTACTCATTTTACAGCAGAGGAACCTCGTTTTCCGTAGATTCTAGAGTCCTAGTTAAGCCTTGATCGGGTTCCCACTGCAAAGCACCGTCTCGCCCAGTCCAATACAGTTGAATTTTGCGGCGCTGAAGCTGAGCAATCGTATTGGGGTCAACCGAGGCAGCAGAAGCGATCGCAATTTTAGGATTTATAGTTTTTAATAGGCTATCGGTCAAAGGTTCTCCAGTCCACCAAAGCACTTGGGCTGGAGTTACTTGGCCTGACTCTACTAAAGCATTTTGTTCACTGCTCTTAAGATGACTCAACCAGATCCAAGGCTGATTGTGCAGCTTAAACGCCCAAACAGATAGATCCGTACTGACAGGTTGCACAACCGTAGAGCCAATTTGAATGGTCTGGCTGGATGTTAGAAGTTGGTGATGCTGTTGCGGGGGCAGATTTGGGAGCGTAGCGTCCTGGTTAAGGGCTGGAGCGGATTGGCGATCGCTAAAGCTGACCGTAGACACAGCGCCTGTATACAAAGCTTTAACTGGCAACCTTTCGACAATCTGAGACCAACCTTGACGACGACTACGCTCCGTATCGGTGGCTACAGCCCAATCAATCTGATTAATTCCTTGCTTTTGCAGGAATGGTAACACGGTCAAACTAGCCGTTGCTTCATTGCCACTATTTACCAAACCAACCCGACTTTGATCCTGAACCACTAAAATAGGCTCTCCCGATGTCGCTAGGACAGTCGCCCGAAACAAAGTGGTGTAGCTATACCAAACTGGCAGTACAACTAAGCTAACCGCAATCAGACTTGCTGCCCACCAGCGACGCTGCCACCAAGTCTGTAGCCAAGCAAGACAAACCAGAC contains these protein-coding regions:
- a CDS encoding NAD(P)H-quinone oxidoreductase subunit J, producing the protein MAEESKSPENGAEQSQAAAPIVEAGRISKWLSENGFEHESLGPDHSGVEMLKVDRDFLIPIATALYAYGFNYLRCQGGYDSGPGQELVSFYDLTKVSDYSDRPDEVRIKVFLPREDPRIPSVYWIWKTADWQEREAFDMLGIVYEGHPDLKRLLMPEDWVGWPLRKDYISPDFYELQDAY
- a CDS encoding NADH dehydrogenase subunit K → MSPKDAAQNGAILQPNEQIINPIERPQVTQALSENVILTTVDDLYNWARLSSLWPLLYGTACCFIEFAALIGSRFDFDRFGLIPRSSPRQADLIITAGTINMKMAPALVRLYEQMPDPKYVIAMGACTITGGMFTVDSPTTVRGVDKLIPVDVYLPGCPPRPEAIIDAIIKLRKKIANDSMQERGKQSQTHRYYSIPHKMKQVPDITTGAYLQVPTRQAPPKELTEAMGLPVPPALKAAEKEELRRG
- the ndhC gene encoding photosynthetic/respiratory NAD(P)H-quinone oxidoreductase subunit C, which codes for MFVLSGYEYFLGFLIICSLVPVLALSASKLLRPRLRGPERRTTYESGMEPIGGAWIQFNIRYYMFALVFVIFDVETVFLYPWAVAFNQLGLLAFIEALVFIAILVIGLVYAWRKGALEWS